The region cttaatgacctacggtggcttcagaatgtattcagacccttaatgacctacggtggcttcagaatgtattcagacccttaatgacctacggtggcttcagaatgtattcaggccccttaatgacatacggtggcttcagaatgtattcagacccttaatgacatacggtggcttcagaatgtattcagacccttaatgacctacggtggcttcagaatgtattcaggcccttaatgacatacggtggcttcagaatgtattcagacccttaatgacctacggtggcttcagaatgtattcagacccttaatgacctacggtggcttcagaatgtattcagacccttaatgacctacggtggcttcagaatgtattcaggcccttaatgacctacggtggcttcagaatgtattcaggcccttaatgacctacggtggcttcagaatgtattcagacccttaatgacctacggtggcttcagaatgtattcagaccccttaatgacatacggtggcttcagaatgtattcaggccccttaatgacctacggtggcttcagaatgtattcaggccccttaatgacatacggtggcttcagaatgtattcagacccttaatgacctacggtggcttcagaatgtattcaggccccttaatgacatacggtggcttcagaatgtattcaggccccttaatgacctacagtggcttcagaatgtattcagacccttaatgacctacagtggcttcagaatgtattcagacccttaatgacctacggtggcttcagaatgtattcaggccccttaatgacatacggtggcttcagaatgtattcaggccccttaatgacctacggtggcttcagaaagtattcaggcccttaatgacccacagtggcttcagaatgtattcagacccttaatgacctacagtggcttcagaatgtattcagacccttaatgacctacggtggcttcagaatgtattcaggccccttaatgacatacggtggcttcagaatgtattcaggccccttaatgacatacggtggcttcagaatgtattcaggccccttaatgacatacggtggattcagaatgtattcagacccttaatgacctacggtggcttcagaatgtattcaggccccttaatgacatacggtggcttcagaatgtattcaggccccttaatgacatacggtggattcagaatgtattcagacccttaatgacctacggtggcttcagaaagtattcaggcccttaatgacctacggtggcttcagaatgtattcagacccttaatgacctacggtggcttcagaatgtattcaggcccttaatgacctacggtggcttcagaatgtattcaggcccttaatgacctacggtggcttcagaatgtattcagacccttaatgacctacggtggcttcagaatgtattcaggcccttaatgacatacggtggcttcagaatgtattcagacccttaatgacctacggtggcttcagaatgtattcagacccttaatgacctacggtggcttcagaatgtattcagatcacttgactttttccacattttgttgtgttacaacctgaattaaaaatgtattaaattgagatgttgtgccactggcctacacacaataccccataatgtcaaagtggaaatatgtttttacaaattaattaaaaattaaaaccagaaatgtcttgagtcaataactattcaaccaCTTGTTATGGCACGCCTAAATAAGTTCATGAGTAAAAATATGCTTATCAAGTAACATAATAAGTTGCGTGGACTCACTCTGtgcgcaataatagtgtttaacatgatttttgaatgactacctgatctgtgtaccccacacatacaattatctgtgaggtccttcagtcgagcagtgaatttcaaacaaagattcaaccaaaaagaccagagaggtttccATCGGCTTACAAAGAAaggcaccgattggtagatgggtacaaaaaaggagacattgaatatcccttggaCTAAggtgaagttatgaattacattttggattgtatcaatacacccagtcactacaaatatacaggcatccttcctaactcagttgccagagaggaaggaaaccactcagggttttcaccatgaggccaatagtgactttaaaacagttacagtttaatggctgtgaacaACATTGTTGTTAATCCACTTTACTAACCTAATTgccagagtgaaaagaaggaatcctgtacaaaataaaaatattccaaaacatgcatcctgtttgcaataaggcactaaagtaaaactgctaaaaatgtggcaaagaaatgtactttatgttctgaatacaaagtgttatgtttggggcaaatccaacacaacacatcgttgagtaccactcttcatattttcaagcatgatggtgactgcatcacgttatgggtatgcttgtcatcggcatgGACAAGGGAGTTTTTTTTTATGATGAAAAGAAACAGAATACAACTAAgctcaggcaaaatcctagaggaaaacctggttcggtctgctttccaacaaacactgggagagaaattcacctttcagcaggacaataacctaaaacacaaggccaaatatacaatgaagttgcttatcaagacgacattgaatgttcctgagtggcatagTTACAGCTTTGACTTAGCTTgacatctatggcaagacttgagaatgtctgtctagcaatgatcaacaaccaacttgacagagcttgaagaatttttaaaataacaatgtgcaaatattgtacagtcAAGGTGTACTTACGTAAttaagatatattagtgttttatttttcatgtttttttcttccactttgacatgacagagtattttgtgtagttcattgacaaaaaaaatgacaattaaatccagcATAGCAACTGTGGGCTTCaagcagaattttttttttttaatgttttattatgTCCAGCTCACGAAGCCCCTGATGTGTGGCCTGAGGCCATTGCCTCTTCCGCCTAATGGTAAGTCCGCAACTGGTGTTGATCTAAACTCTGTTTGGATCTGGGTCTTGATACTCTGGGTAAGGGTCTTGGTCGCATGTAATGGTTTTCGACAAGACCATTGTTTTTGTAGTCTCTGAACTCATTGTGGTCAACACTGAGTACGATGTCTTGACAAGACTTGTCAGAGTTATGTGACTAAGTAGTTGTTAGACAGCACAAAAGTGCCAGGGAACCTTGCTTTTTAAAATATGGAAGCAGGGGGGAGAACATGTCTTATTTTTAGGATGTTTTAAGATAGTTGGCCATCTCTGCTCAATGACATAAACAAACTTGTTTCTCTCATAATATAGTAGTGTCATGCTGTCATTCGTTACACAAAATCCTGCAATATCTTTAGTTACACAGAAACAAATagcaaaaacacaaaacaactcAAACCTCTGAAAACCTGTGTTTTGGTGTTTACCCTTTTTCACAATCTCTATATTTCACATCAAGGTCCTTAAAATGAAGCTAAAAGGATGGTAAGTCTGCCTACGAGTGACTTGGTTAGTGGCTAGTGTAGCACTTTTAAAATCCCTTTGAGCAATATTCTATACTGGAGTTGTTCTGGATTCTTTTTCACCCTTTGTGATCAATTAGATGCAGTCAGAATGTTTTACAAAGGATGGCATATGGTGTCCATACTCCCCAACATAACAGGACAAGCTCTAATCAAAGACCTGTGACTGCTAGTTATCTCATTTTGGCTGGAATCTGCCAACAGAGTTGGCCAGAGGGTGGAACAGATAGCTAAATGAAGCACTCCTATTCACGTACACTCTAATGCTTAGAACAATTGCTGGTTGTGTAACCTGCGTGATACAAACAGCAGATTAAGTATCTGTGAAGTTTGGAAGTGGGAATAGAAGGATATTTTAAGAAACAGCAAACCTACTTTGAACTTACAACAAACTCTGTTAAACATAGAAGCTGATGAAACGCGCTGTGCCGTGGAAACAGTGGGCCGTACTAGTCTATGTCGCCTTCTGTGTGCAAATGAATGATACAAGAGAGAGGGCTTACcttgagagacagaaagagatatcAGGACATGGAATTCTACTGCTACTCTTTTGAACTTATTTTTCAGCATTTGCTTTCATTGTCTGCATTCCCCACTCCTGGGCCACAGCAGCACCCCCACTGACTCTTCTATATCTTTCTGTTAGTGTTGTTGAGAATGCCAGGCTTCTGACATTGACTACCAATGGGTAATATCCCATTGGTGTCACATTGGATAGTTAGGCCTAGATTTCCATATTTCTCTTGGTGAAGGCCTAATGTTGTGGACAGTGAATAAGAGGAGCGAGATAGAAATCAGATGAGAGCAGAGCAGTGTGAGAAAGTGATCCCAACTGTTAGAGGTCAGTTAGACTGTGTGCCTGAGTGAGTCTGACTGACATCATTAGAAGCATTTAGACATCCATGCCAGCATCTCCATGACAACTCTGTCAAATCAATTAGTTGATGTGCTGTCCACTCACATCCTGGACTCTATTAGTTATTTAGGAGACTCTACCTCCTCCATTATATTGACTTTTACCTTCATTTGTTAACTTGGCCATGGCTGGGCTATTTGGtaaagtgagagggagggagagaaatggactAACCAAATCAAGTGAACATGAACAAGCACGTCTTATTTGGTTATTGTTTTGTATCGGGTTTTGCCTAGCAAGTTCATTTCTCCTGTGACTTTTGATAAAAACGTTTGGTCAAAAGCTTGTTGAACAGAATTACAAAAGATAGTTTGAACAAGGAGACTATTGCtgattatctttctctctccagttGGACTTCCCTTTGCGATCCTCACCCCTCAGCACAATCCCTTCAAAAGGGGTTTCCTCTGTAATGATGAGTCCATCAGATACCCCCTGAAAGAGGACACCATATCCTATCAGTTACTGGGGGGAGTCATGATCCCTTTCACACTGATTGTGGTAAGTCATTACCTCTGCCCTGTTCTCATATATATTCTCCTCAAAATGTCATCAACATATCAGGCATGTGTGTTTTAAAGGTTTGTGGTAAAACTGCAATTATATGACACAATATGTTAACATATTCAATTGACCTCAGTTAAAGATGACTTTCTTGCTGTTACAGATAGTCAGTGGTGAGTGCCTTGGCGTCTATATGAGTCGTGTCAAAACCAAATCGTCCTTGGGGACTAACTACGTGGTGTGCATTTATAAAGCAGTGGCCAGCTTCCTATTCGGGGCTGCTGCTAGCCAATCACTGACGGATATTGCCAAGTACTCGATTGGTCGACTGCGGCCGCACTTCCTGGCTGTGTGTAAGCCTGTGTGGGACCATATCAACTGCAGGGCCGGAGGCTACATCGAGAACTTCACCTGTACCGGGGACAAGGATATGGTAGATGAGGCCAGGTACAGTAAGGGCTTCGAGGGTTATATCTCAAAACCTGGGATACATCCCAAGAGAAGGCATTGCTACAAAATCAAAATGGAAAAACTTTTAACTGGGAAATGCAAGCTCAAAAGGTGTTTGCCATGCTGTAGCTTCCCCTAATCTCTTTTGTCTTTTTGTTTTTACAGACTTTCCTTCTTTTCTGGGCACTCATCTTTTTCTATGTACTGTATGCTGTTCCTTGCAGTAAGTATAGTAGATCATTGTTACATACAGTACTAACAGGGAGGCTACAACAGTTCCTTCGGCCCTGAGCAATAGCTCCCTTTCATGATGTTGATGGTGTCCTTCTTTTCCTCTTGTAGCTGTATGTCCAGGCCAGACTGCAGACAGAGTGGGCCAGGCTCCTCAGACCCACCATACAGTTCTTCCTGATTGCAATGTCCGTCTACGTGGGACTGTCGCGCATCTCTGACTACAAACACCACTGGAGTGACGTACTTACTGGCCTCCTGCAGGGGGCGATAGCCGCAATACTCACGGTGGGTAGCTAGCTGTAGGCTATAATTTAATACAGCAATGAACATGCTACCACCAAGGGCACTAGCATAATTAGGATAAACACATAAAGGAATTAGCAAATAAACCTTTTATTCTCATTCCATTagagacaacatcacacacagtCATGGTTGTATCATGGTCGTTTTCTCAGTTTTTGTCTCCATTGTATAAACAAATCATGTTCTCTGCTCTACCAACACAGGTGTTCTATGCGTCCGACTTCTTCAAGAGGCCTGTTGATCCAGTAGAGATACAAGAGGAGACGTCCGAAACCAGTCTCCAGGACAACCCAGATAATGAGAACCACTATGGAAGCACAAACTGAAGCTTTGGCCACAACATGACTTACTGTAGCAGACAACGCATGGAGGACTGATTGCTAAGCTAAGCTAGCTACCACTACCTGCCATCCGCTACGGAGGACTATGGTTATTTATTTCAATGCATTGCAGTTCATCGGCATTGGCTGTTGTggtggtcactttgacagagcccTGCAGACAGCTGCTAGCCCTCTCAGTGCCAATGATCTTGCCTAGGCTGTCTCCTTTGGTTGGGTGTGTAGAGCTAATGATCTGTGGATTGGGTTTCTGGTCTTTGCATTAGGCTGCGAGGTCTGAGTTGGTTGGAGCTGTTGTGTTTGCATTGGTTTGAAGCTTTTGTTTGAAATGAATGGAATCCCAGTTGTTACAGTGAGCAAAGTGTCCATGTGTGCAGCAGTGGAGCCTGCTGAGGGGAGAAaggctcattataatggctggagtggttttcatgtgtttgataccattccatctattacaatccattccagccattataatgagccaTCCTCCTCTCAGCAGGCTCCATTGGTGTGTAGCCAGGCCAATAACAAGTCTTACATCTGTGAACCCTTACTGTCCCAAAGCTTAAATGAAAGCCAGGAGACTTATTGAAATCTGAAATTATGTActatgcactgtatatattttgtaaTACTGCCTTAGCCAGATTGTTGCTGCTACTTGCTCAAAGCTCCCTGCAAACTCCTAACAAATGTGTCCAATAGTAGAAATCATGATGGCAACTACACAAATTCACTTCTTTTTTTTACAGTTTGTTGTGTCTTTTTTGAAGTACTGTTGTAAAACCTGTATCTGAGATAAAGAAAGATGGCATTCCATTTATCTTCTTTGGTACGAGGAAAAGTGCTGTGTCTGAGACACATTTTGTAAACTGTAGAAATATGTGCATTGTTTTTGTGAGATCATCAGAGACAGAAACTAGCCATACAGAAAGGCCAAACCCATACCTGTCAAATAGCCTGGGTAGGCTGCTTTTTGTTATTTCTTCAACCTTTAATTAACCAGGATGTCCCATTGACATAAAGGGTCTCTTTTTGAAATGAGAGTTAAGTGGGGCCTCTGGGCCGCAGAGGCTCAGGAGGGAAGGCAGGGTGAGTTCTGAACACAAGGAACATATTCCCAATGACTGCTCAAAAGCCACAATACAGACTAGAGGCGTAGGCTACTCACCGCAAGTAtttgtgttctgtctctgttgttCATCCCATTTCCCAATGTGGGTGTGTCCTCACCTGTCAGCCACACACATATAAACTATGGGCATGCAAATGAGAACGAAATCACATTCAAATCAAACACATTCTTATGTAACTTGCACCATAATTCACCTTAGTCCTTTAACTAACATCTGCTGTCGGTGCTTAGTTGCTGTCCGGTAAAAATGGACAGCAACTGGACCGCGCAAGCAGTGAGGTACTACCATTTTTACTGTCTGTAGAAGCTATAGGCTTTCAGTATGGCCTGCTCTTTGCGATTATTACCTGTTGAGTACTCAGAGAAGGACAGTATAGTATGGTTTGGATAACAGCACGATCACCTGCTAGGGATCTATTTGAACAATGTCTTCATGCCATGTCTAATTACAGAGCGTTATAAGGTTGAGCGAATTCTGCTTTAGggctctcctctaccctgtacaTGACTTTCATGTCCCATTACTTTTCCTGGCCCTGTGATCTGACCAGGAAACACTCTGGGCCCTAATGGAGGGTTTTCTCCATTGTGATTTTGGTCTGAAAAGAGATCACTTTTATTTTGTGTGACAGGAGGAGCCATTTGGTTCCTTCCAGCCTACCAGGCACGTTCTATTCCTCTGTCAATCAATATTTGATGTTCTAAAGGACAGCCTCTCACCAAAGTAGAGCTTAATACTACAGATTAATGGGGGACCTGTCCAGAGAATGACAATTTACAAAGAGATGATTTTAATAATATTGAAAGGATATTAGATTTTTCTGATTCAATGTTGTCAtgagactacaaagggaaatatACTGCATACAAAATCGAAGATATTGAACAGAAGGAAACGTCATGTTCATCGTGTGATATTCATGTGAAATGATCACATGACAAATAAATGTATGTTCATGTGGCTTTTGCATTTGGAAACTGACTATAAAAGCTGGTATAGTTTAGTTGATTTAATAGAAGGTCAAAACAGCTCATGCCTCGGTGCATGTCTGAGAAAGATCTAGGATAAAATACAACATCTCTCTAGAAGATGAACCAGTTAAGTTTGAAGTGTTCCATGTGTTACATGGTATAACATATTAATTACATGGTTAATAAAGTATGTGTGAAATGTGCAAAGTGGTATAAATATGCTGTTTTTAATACCATAAACATAagcctactgtctgtctggactaaTTGAAATTCCAGATGCAGGGTACTAAAtgcaaaaaaacatacatttccaCTGTCTTTTTGCATTTTATGTTGGACTCACTCATGGTAAATTGtgattagatttttttatatatatacccAGCATCACCTTAGTACGAAATGCAACAATGTCTGACACTGGGATGCCTCTTTTGGTTTTTCCTTTGTCACACGTTGTTCTGACCCGGATAATAGTGGTACACACGGCTGGGAACGAGACTATTTTGACCCAGACAATAGTCCTCTTTGACAGAAGCCCCATTCAAACTGTCACATgttgctctctccctcttgccAAGCAATGAGTGATGCTTTGGGTGATGCATTCTACAACTGAAGTGTTCAAATGAATCAACTAGGTACATTCTCTAAAATGCACAACTTAATGTTTAGAACAGTTTGAGtgcaaaagtaaaaaataaaataccagACATTTCTCATGTTTGTTATATAGATGATATTTATATAGATGATATTGCCTGCACTCCTGAAGTGAAGTCAACCAGAAGACCAActacatgttgatacaacagtagctaagatgggcaGAAGcatgtccataataaagctctgttctgccttcttaacaacaccatcaacaagtcctacaggccctagtttctaccttcttaacagcaccatcaacaaggcaggtcctacaggccctagtttctaccttcttaacagcactatcaacaaggcaggtcctacaggccctagtttctaccttcttaacagcaccatcaacattttgacattttgaaatgacattttaaatgacaggagtggaatgttagctaaaaagaCCGGTAGCCAGACTAAGTGgtaattttgtatttgtatttattagggatccccactAGCTGCTTTTTTCaatggcaaggagtggaatgttagccaGGCTAACTCCTACCCTCTGGTGGATAAAAGTAGCATTGCAGTAGGTGGTTACAGAGAGGCAAATGGATGACATTAGCAAAGGATTTGACAGATTCCATGTTCAAGAGTAAAACTTCATCTTATTCAAAACATTTGGAATGCAAGGTGAAATAAGAGTAATACAGTTCTCACAATGTGCCGACTAGGACTTGCCATGTTGAATGAATCAAAACGAAAGCAGAGCCGTATTGGTCCAGACTAATGTTCAAAGAGCTGTACTAGATCTGGGAAAGGTGATAGCAAGAGTTTTACAATAAATGTGGATACCTTTACTTCCATTGTATCAAACAAGTAACACCCACCATTCCTGCTTTACAGAAATGTTTACACATGAGCCCTGACAGGAACTACCCAATAGACATTGCAGCAGTGGTATTTAACCCTCGTGTGGTGTT is a window of Oncorhynchus mykiss isolate Arlee chromosome 11, USDA_OmykA_1.1, whole genome shotgun sequence DNA encoding:
- the LOC110536327 gene encoding phospholipid phosphatase 1, giving the protein MFETGRIPLILLDVTCLILVGLPFAILTPQHNPFKRGFLCNDESIRYPLKEDTISYQLLGGVMIPFTLIVIVSGECLGVYMSRVKTKSSLGTNYVVCIYKAVASFLFGAAASQSLTDIAKYSIGRLRPHFLAVCKPVWDHINCRAGGYIENFTCTGDKDMVDEARLSFFSGHSSFSMYCMLFLALYVQARLQTEWARLLRPTIQFFLIAMSVYVGLSRISDYKHHWSDVLTGLLQGAIAAILTVFYASDFFKRPVDPVEIQEETSETSLQDNPDNENHYGSTN